In Micromonospora sp. WMMA1363, a genomic segment contains:
- a CDS encoding IS1380 family transposase, whose protein sequence is MSKSSGWDQRLQVAAGGKGLVGHAGAVLLRRCADRTGLAWALNAVLPRGAGPGWWDRGTVLICLATAIVLGATSMSDIGLLAHQALVFAEPPSEATVRRALAGLDETALRRIAKARAKARARVWELLERRPQGFPWLLVAGKLLTGWVVIDLDATLITAHSDKQGAAATFKKGFGFHPLGAWCANTSESLAMLLRPGNAGSNTVVDHIRVLGEAVAQLPVRYRRKILVRVDGAGATHDLVTHLEQMNRLWRSVKFTVGWTITDADETAIAVLPADAWTSSLEPDGNATDQAQVAELTGLNQRVGNWIDGLRLIVRRTRPSTRHVRNLTDLEKRTGWRYAIVATNIRRIHGVAGSHQPQWLDVLHRSHAGVEDQVRTNKAMGLRNLPSKAWTVNRGWVLAANIAADLAACTRLLGLHDQPDLADAEPGTLRYRLLHLPAKLASHARRKILSIPDTWPWAEAFQLCWHRLGLIPPPT, encoded by the coding sequence GTGAGTAAGAGTAGCGGGTGGGATCAGCGGCTGCAGGTCGCGGCGGGTGGGAAGGGTTTGGTCGGGCATGCCGGCGCGGTTTTGCTGCGGCGGTGCGCGGACCGGACCGGGCTGGCCTGGGCGTTGAACGCGGTGCTGCCTCGCGGTGCGGGGCCGGGGTGGTGGGACCGGGGCACGGTCTTGATCTGCCTGGCGACCGCGATCGTGCTCGGCGCGACCAGCATGTCCGACATCGGGCTGCTCGCCCATCAGGCGCTGGTGTTCGCCGAGCCACCGTCGGAAGCGACCGTGCGCCGTGCTCTGGCCGGCCTCGACGAGACCGCCCTGCGCCGGATCGCCAAGGCGCGGGCGAAGGCCCGCGCCCGGGTCTGGGAGCTTCTCGAGCGCCGGCCGCAGGGGTTTCCGTGGCTGCTGGTGGCGGGCAAGCTGCTGACCGGGTGGGTGGTCATCGATCTGGACGCCACCCTGATCACCGCTCACTCCGACAAGCAGGGCGCGGCGGCCACGTTCAAGAAAGGCTTCGGGTTCCACCCCCTCGGGGCGTGGTGCGCGAACACCAGCGAGAGCCTGGCCATGCTGCTGCGGCCGGGCAACGCCGGCTCGAACACCGTGGTTGATCACATCCGGGTGTTGGGTGAGGCGGTCGCCCAACTGCCGGTCAGATACCGGCGCAAGATCCTGGTGCGGGTCGACGGGGCCGGCGCCACCCACGACCTGGTGACCCACCTGGAGCAGATGAACCGGCTGTGGCGCAGCGTGAAGTTCACTGTCGGCTGGACGATCACCGACGCCGACGAGACCGCGATCGCCGTGCTGCCCGCCGATGCCTGGACCAGCAGCCTCGAACCCGACGGTAATGCCACCGATCAGGCGCAGGTCGCCGAGCTGACCGGCCTCAACCAGCGGGTCGGCAACTGGATCGACGGGCTACGGCTGATCGTGCGGCGGACCAGACCGTCCACCCGACACGTCAGGAACCTAACCGACCTGGAGAAACGTACCGGCTGGCGGTACGCGATCGTCGCCACCAACATCCGCCGCATCCACGGCGTGGCCGGCTCTCACCAGCCGCAATGGCTCGACGTGCTGCACCGTTCGCACGCCGGAGTGGAAGATCAGGTGCGCACGAACAAGGCCATGGGCCTGCGAAACCTGCCCTCGAAGGCCTGGACCGTCAACCGCGGCTGGGTCCTAGCCGCGAACATCGCCGCCGATCTGGCCGCCTGCACCCGACTGCTCGGCCTGCACGACCAGCCCGACCTCGCCGACGCCGAACCCGGCACCCTGCGCTACCGGCTGCTGCACCTACCCGCCAAGCTGGCCAGCCACGCCCGCCGGAAGATCCTGTCCATCCCCGACACCTGGCCCTGGGCTGAGGCGTTCCAACTCTGCTGGCACCGCCTAGGCCTGATACCCCCGCCGACCTGA
- a CDS encoding NAD(P)/FAD-dependent oxidoreductase, producing the protein MDGDGQGRLPRRVDVVVVGAGHNGLVSAILLARAGLDVLVLEAADVIGGATRTETPFPNVPELRHSTGSYLLGLMPPELLATLDVTIPVLRRDPHYFLPTPGGVGSPYLLFGSDTAATRKQLAEFFSPADVAANDALQAELAALREDLAPAWLAEPLPVEETAERYVRPALRHVFVDLVRGSVADHLARFEFRSELLVSMYAVTDGLSGVNAGPDDPGTGHNFLVHNMCRLPGSDGTWMIAEGGMGTVSRTFADAARSAGATILTGTPVTAITLDGGAASGVRLADGREVATSVVLGAGDPYRLMELLPDGALPASLAERMAAVRRPGTTLKLNLALTGLPRFTCLPEGAPSPFGSTIHLLPGSAGLVGDAGRLVGAHPTAPAQVGTTDSPMAALRGMWADVRAGRLPPEPTIEWYLHTTVDPSLSDTAGHHSSALFVQSVPYELAGTTWDAALPGYVERLIATCERYAPGTADLIADAVPLPPPGIEAHFGITGGHIHHVDNTVSFTDRMPYATGIDGVYAGSAGCHPAGSVIGAAGHNAARRVLSDLRR; encoded by the coding sequence ATGGATGGTGACGGGCAAGGGCGGTTGCCGCGCCGGGTCGACGTCGTCGTCGTCGGCGCCGGGCACAACGGACTGGTGTCGGCGATCCTGCTGGCCCGGGCCGGGCTCGACGTGCTGGTGCTGGAGGCCGCCGACGTCATCGGTGGGGCGACCCGCACCGAGACGCCGTTCCCCAACGTGCCGGAGCTGCGGCACTCCACCGGGTCGTACCTGCTCGGGCTGATGCCGCCGGAGCTGCTCGCCACGCTCGACGTCACGATCCCCGTGCTGCGCCGCGACCCGCACTACTTCCTGCCCACGCCGGGCGGCGTCGGCTCGCCCTACCTCCTCTTCGGCAGCGACACCGCCGCGACCCGCAAACAGCTCGCGGAGTTCTTCTCCCCGGCCGACGTGGCCGCCAACGACGCGCTCCAGGCCGAGCTGGCCGCGCTCCGCGAGGACCTGGCACCCGCCTGGCTGGCCGAGCCGCTGCCGGTCGAGGAGACCGCCGAGCGGTACGTCCGGCCGGCCCTGCGGCACGTCTTCGTCGACCTGGTACGCGGCTCCGTCGCCGACCACCTGGCCCGCTTCGAGTTCCGCTCCGAGCTGCTGGTCAGCATGTACGCGGTGACCGACGGTCTGTCCGGCGTCAACGCCGGCCCGGACGACCCCGGCACCGGGCACAACTTCCTGGTGCACAACATGTGCCGGCTACCGGGCTCGGACGGCACCTGGATGATCGCCGAGGGTGGGATGGGCACCGTCTCGCGCACCTTCGCCGACGCCGCGCGGTCCGCCGGCGCGACGATCCTCACCGGCACTCCGGTCACCGCGATCACCCTCGACGGCGGCGCGGCGTCCGGCGTGAGGCTCGCCGACGGGCGGGAGGTCGCCACATCGGTGGTGCTGGGGGCCGGCGACCCGTACCGACTGATGGAGCTGCTGCCCGACGGCGCGCTGCCGGCGTCGCTCGCCGAACGGATGGCGGCGGTCCGCCGCCCCGGCACCACGCTGAAGCTCAACCTGGCACTCACCGGGCTGCCGCGGTTCACCTGTCTGCCCGAGGGCGCACCGAGCCCGTTCGGCTCCACCATCCACCTACTGCCCGGCTCGGCCGGCCTCGTCGGGGACGCGGGCCGGCTGGTCGGGGCCCACCCGACCGCCCCGGCCCAGGTCGGCACCACCGACTCGCCGATGGCCGCGCTGCGCGGCATGTGGGCCGACGTGCGGGCCGGGCGCCTGCCGCCGGAGCCGACCATCGAGTGGTACCTGCACACCACCGTCGACCCGTCGCTCTCCGACACCGCCGGGCACCACTCGTCGGCGCTGTTCGTGCAGTCGGTGCCGTACGAGCTGGCCGGCACCACCTGGGACGCGGCGCTCCCCGGCTACGTCGAGAGGCTGATCGCGACCTGCGAGCGGTACGCTCCCGGCACCGCCGACCTGATCGCCGACGCGGTGCCGCTCCCCCCGCCCGGCATCGAGGCGCACTTCGGGATCACCGGCGGGCACATCCACCACGTCGACAACACCGTCTCGTTCACCGACCGGATGCCGTACGCCACCGGGATCGACGGCGTGTACGCGGGTAGCGCCGGCTGCCACCCGGCGGGCAGCGTGATCGGCGCCGCCGGCCACAACGCCGCCCGCCGCGTCCTGTCCGACCTGAGACGGTAG
- a CDS encoding ricin-type beta-trefoil lectin domain protein, with amino-acid sequence MILTLTSLPAAAWAIPGPGMNRDEIQVDLPDIPESARVAQDESAETDMTTAPTVPVDPYAPQAVAPWQQDSGAVDLTGVEAGATKPVDDLPVALGVPEGADPAALAGTWTVDLAAPETSQDAGVSGLIMKVTPPVTADPAAEVALSVDYTPFADLYGPQAADRFGVMLLPDCVYEAPDTGDCATGGGAGGGMAARAVAPTGSAPAQAVPSEVELVPADEAPTNSPAAEEEPTRRVVTGTVPVASLLAGGTAAASGAARSAAASSAGSSVVGVLDTGASAAGDYTATPLLSSGSWAAGSSSGAFTYSYQVQVPETAGGLMPKVALSYSSQSVDGRTSATNNQASWIGDGWDFNAGAITRSYATCRQDAKKSGANNAQHRTADLCWGSDNATLSLGGMTTELVWDEGQGSWLTANGDGSRVELVKDTGLGNGDADGEYWIVTTRDGTRYHFGRHRLPGWSNHGDDPDDPVTNSVLTVPVYGNHPGEPCYRSGDWPGSHCTQAWRWGLDYVEDIHGNAMSLWWAKETNHYARNFNFKDPVQYNRGGYLTHIYYGQRRDTLFSATAAARVGFTVAERCFDEGGLTCSEANFTAKQPSKYRIWYDTPADLRCAAGKKCWNAAPSFFSRKRLDKIITSAQRRTDTTARQVVDEYQLRQSFPVLRTGPNTALWLESITRTGYGRKGTTDAKVTLNPVRFEPNAEDMPNRVKRDHRPGFSRLRVARVINEYGGETVVTYRAPTGDCKTGSGLPGKTDTAALKANNRLCYPAFWHPDPAAEEIDWFHKYVVETVEELPAIDGPSVATVTRYTYANPGWRLAEREFTKKSTRTYSQFAGFAQVTVHTGADVPAVGSSRTKSVTRYFRGLGDAVSVTDIAGAEIAKDREPFAGRIAEELTYASADDADGEWLTRSVTFPEARELARRTRADGLSPLRAWRVTEPRQVAYARSSGSGDDARTLRIVETKTTFESTHGLPTHVESLGDTGKTGDESCAFLEYLHRPDRNLVGLTRQVRSSPTTCAAATFDDLTTLSSASRVAYDGQGYDVALGASTRGLATQTWSLKGDGSGFQSDGTTGFDAIGRVVTRTDVDGRTSKITYTPASGQAFSVSEENSLGHRQTRELEPGRAVSLKITDVNDRVSEARYDPLGRLVEAWAAGRPPSAGAVPDFRAEYATPAGKPPYVTTFSRGHEDRIQTSVTLYDGLGRERQTQVEATGGGRLITDTLYNSSGEVWKTQNAYLAEGSPIGQLFTPLADTAVPNATRYSYDGLGRVTQEMPVLGGVDSPSRATRYEYGADHSTVINPARSASYRLFSDALGRTTRLDTFTNAGRTSYTSMRYQYDARGQLVQATHSADPTHPWSWTYDHRGRLVTAVDPDSGTNRFTYDRFDRQETATNGRNITVWNGYDQLHRPTEQRFGTSTGTVLAAYTYDTAPGGKGLPATATRHTDGQAYTQSIGGYTDDYQPTSSTLTLPQPIADTWGLRTSYRYDYAYTDTGLPEAVTLPAVGGLPAEKVLTRYTKDGLPLSVSGKDWYGSETVYSPYGQVLRSTLGAQPYRVWTMASYDEASGALTDQQVYREQTGDKGIVAANLVSKRSYWYDSSGNVTAIRERSLGIEERQCFEYDALGQLVEAWTSNSQSACTVGSADANGTVDVTAGTDGTGYWQEYEYDLLGNRTKLVEKDLTGDTAKDATTSYDYGKVDGGQPRTLTKVTKDYVTPDGAAVTAAAERLYELTGETKVVTSVENGDQQVLSWTYDGQVDRITGEGGKGKTAYVGLANKCIDLSGGTPAAGQPVQLYSCNGTIAQKWAFAPAPNQADATLGTVSAYDDWCLQPTANTVGSAVQVQECAGSTGQRLARLPTGQLRHTASNLCLAVRDGATANRTPIVLAVCDSAAAAQKWQPQRETRHIYGPGGSRLLTIQGQQATLYLGESVLTVQSGGVHVNTQRTYAVPGGAVLRYATATAPPTLVALAGDHQGSPYAEVVQSGAMSVRIRKQDPFGNQRGAGSLGVNVQTHAGFLGAHRDDASGYTPLGARLYDPVVGRFLSADPVLDIADPVQSNGYAYAHNNPVTHSDPSGLSVSLTASEKAAALAGAGLSAAQVAQAQSTMGRSLMSVILDSAWYMLKEFIGINDALSCFGGDLWSCGSLILDAIPWTKVAKVPGVIKAVNRTINAIQAWRAAKRAAEAVLRAAKAAETAALNAKKLASSVQSGFDSSRVMKERCAWPARM; translated from the coding sequence GTGATCCTGACCCTGACGAGCCTGCCCGCCGCGGCGTGGGCGATTCCCGGGCCGGGCATGAACCGCGACGAGATCCAGGTCGACCTGCCGGACATCCCGGAGAGCGCGCGGGTCGCCCAGGACGAGAGCGCCGAGACGGACATGACCACCGCCCCCACGGTCCCGGTGGACCCGTACGCGCCGCAGGCCGTCGCCCCGTGGCAGCAGGACAGCGGCGCCGTGGACCTGACGGGCGTCGAGGCCGGCGCCACGAAACCGGTCGACGACCTGCCGGTCGCCCTCGGTGTGCCGGAGGGCGCCGACCCGGCCGCCCTCGCCGGCACCTGGACGGTGGACCTCGCCGCCCCCGAGACGTCGCAGGATGCCGGCGTCTCGGGTCTGATCATGAAGGTCACCCCGCCGGTCACCGCCGACCCGGCCGCCGAGGTGGCGCTCAGCGTCGACTACACGCCCTTCGCCGACCTGTACGGCCCACAGGCCGCCGACCGCTTCGGCGTCATGCTGCTGCCCGACTGCGTCTACGAGGCGCCGGACACCGGCGACTGCGCGACCGGCGGCGGCGCCGGGGGTGGCATGGCGGCGCGGGCGGTCGCCCCCACCGGCTCGGCCCCCGCGCAGGCCGTGCCGAGCGAGGTGGAGCTGGTGCCGGCCGACGAGGCGCCGACCAACAGTCCGGCCGCCGAAGAGGAGCCGACCCGGCGCGTGGTCACCGGCACCGTCCCCGTCGCCTCGCTGCTGGCCGGCGGGACGGCCGCCGCGTCCGGTGCCGCGCGGAGCGCCGCCGCGTCGTCAGCGGGCTCGAGTGTGGTCGGTGTGCTGGACACCGGCGCGTCGGCGGCCGGCGACTACACCGCCACACCGCTGCTGTCGTCAGGCTCCTGGGCGGCGGGCTCGTCGTCCGGCGCGTTCACCTACTCGTACCAGGTCCAGGTGCCGGAGACGGCCGGCGGCCTGATGCCGAAGGTCGCCCTGTCCTACTCCTCGCAGTCGGTGGACGGGCGCACCTCGGCGACGAACAACCAGGCCTCCTGGATCGGCGACGGCTGGGACTTCAACGCCGGTGCGATCACCCGCAGCTACGCCACCTGCCGGCAGGACGCGAAGAAGTCGGGCGCGAACAACGCCCAGCATCGGACCGCCGACCTGTGTTGGGGCTCCGACAACGCCACCCTGTCCCTCGGCGGCATGACCACCGAGCTGGTCTGGGACGAGGGCCAGGGCAGCTGGCTCACCGCCAACGGCGACGGCTCCCGGGTGGAGCTGGTCAAGGACACCGGCCTGGGCAACGGGGACGCTGACGGCGAGTACTGGATCGTCACCACCCGCGACGGCACCCGCTACCACTTCGGCCGCCACCGCCTGCCGGGCTGGTCCAACCACGGCGATGACCCGGACGACCCGGTCACCAACTCGGTGCTCACCGTGCCGGTGTACGGCAACCACCCGGGCGAGCCCTGCTACCGCTCCGGCGACTGGCCCGGCTCCCACTGCACCCAGGCCTGGCGGTGGGGCCTGGACTACGTCGAGGACATCCACGGCAACGCCATGTCGCTGTGGTGGGCCAAGGAAACCAACCACTACGCCCGAAACTTCAACTTCAAGGACCCGGTCCAGTACAACCGCGGCGGCTACCTCACCCACATCTACTACGGGCAGCGTCGGGACACCTTGTTCTCGGCGACCGCTGCCGCCCGGGTCGGCTTCACCGTGGCCGAGCGCTGCTTCGACGAGGGCGGCCTGACCTGCAGCGAGGCCAACTTCACCGCCAAGCAACCGAGCAAGTACCGCATCTGGTACGACACCCCGGCCGACCTGCGCTGCGCCGCGGGGAAGAAGTGCTGGAACGCGGCGCCGTCCTTCTTCAGCCGCAAGCGGTTGGACAAGATCATTACGTCGGCCCAGCGGCGTACCGACACCACCGCTCGCCAGGTGGTGGACGAGTACCAGCTCAGGCAGTCCTTCCCGGTCCTGCGGACCGGCCCCAACACCGCCCTGTGGCTGGAGTCGATCACCCGTACCGGCTACGGCCGCAAGGGAACGACCGACGCTAAGGTCACCCTCAACCCGGTGCGCTTCGAGCCCAACGCCGAGGACATGCCGAACCGGGTCAAACGGGACCACCGTCCCGGCTTCTCCCGGCTGCGTGTCGCCCGGGTCATCAACGAGTACGGCGGCGAGACGGTCGTCACCTACCGGGCGCCCACCGGCGACTGCAAGACCGGCTCCGGCCTGCCCGGCAAGACCGACACCGCCGCGTTGAAGGCCAACAACCGGCTCTGCTATCCGGCGTTCTGGCATCCGGACCCGGCGGCCGAGGAGATCGACTGGTTCCACAAGTACGTGGTCGAGACCGTCGAGGAGCTGCCCGCGATCGACGGCCCCTCGGTCGCCACCGTCACCCGATACACCTACGCGAACCCGGGCTGGCGGCTCGCCGAGCGGGAGTTCACCAAGAAGTCGACCCGTACGTACTCCCAGTTCGCCGGCTTCGCGCAGGTCACCGTCCACACCGGCGCGGACGTCCCGGCCGTCGGCAGCAGCCGGACCAAGTCCGTCACCCGCTACTTCCGGGGACTGGGCGACGCCGTGTCGGTGACGGACATCGCCGGCGCCGAGATCGCCAAGGACCGGGAGCCGTTCGCCGGACGGATCGCCGAGGAGTTGACCTACGCCAGCGCCGACGACGCCGACGGCGAGTGGCTGACCCGCAGCGTCACGTTCCCCGAGGCCCGCGAACTCGCCCGCCGCACCCGCGCCGACGGCCTCAGCCCGCTGCGCGCCTGGCGGGTCACCGAGCCGCGGCAGGTCGCCTACGCCCGCTCCTCCGGCAGCGGCGACGACGCCCGCACCCTGCGGATCGTCGAGACGAAGACCACCTTCGAGTCGACGCACGGCCTACCCACGCACGTCGAATCCCTCGGCGACACCGGAAAGACCGGCGACGAGTCGTGCGCCTTCCTCGAGTACCTGCACCGGCCCGACCGGAACCTCGTCGGGCTGACCAGGCAGGTCCGCAGCAGTCCGACCACCTGCGCCGCCGCCACCTTCGACGACCTGACGACGCTGAGTTCGGCGAGCCGGGTGGCCTACGACGGCCAGGGGTACGACGTCGCCCTCGGCGCCTCGACCCGCGGACTCGCCACCCAGACCTGGTCGCTGAAGGGCGACGGGTCGGGCTTCCAGTCCGACGGCACCACCGGCTTCGACGCCATCGGCCGCGTGGTGACGCGCACCGACGTCGACGGCAGGACCTCGAAGATCACCTACACCCCCGCCAGCGGTCAGGCCTTCTCGGTCAGCGAGGAGAACTCACTCGGGCACAGGCAGACCCGGGAACTGGAGCCCGGGCGCGCCGTCTCCCTCAAGATCACCGACGTCAACGACCGGGTCAGCGAGGCGAGGTACGACCCGCTGGGCCGGCTCGTCGAGGCGTGGGCGGCCGGCCGGCCCCCGTCGGCCGGGGCCGTGCCGGACTTCCGGGCCGAGTACGCCACCCCGGCCGGGAAACCGCCGTACGTCACCACCTTCAGCCGGGGCCACGAGGACCGGATCCAGACCTCCGTCACGCTCTACGACGGGCTGGGCCGGGAGCGGCAGACCCAGGTGGAGGCGACCGGCGGCGGCCGACTGATCACCGACACGCTGTACAACAGCTCCGGCGAGGTGTGGAAGACCCAGAACGCCTACCTCGCCGAGGGGTCCCCGATCGGGCAGCTGTTCACGCCGCTCGCCGACACGGCCGTGCCCAACGCCACCCGCTACAGCTACGACGGCCTCGGCCGGGTCACCCAGGAGATGCCCGTCCTGGGTGGTGTCGACAGCCCGTCCCGGGCCACCCGCTACGAGTACGGCGCCGACCACTCCACGGTCATCAACCCGGCTCGATCGGCATCCTACCGGCTGTTCAGTGACGCCCTGGGCCGGACCACCCGCCTGGACACCTTCACCAACGCCGGCCGCACGTCGTACACCTCGATGCGCTACCAGTACGACGCGCGCGGCCAGCTGGTGCAGGCCACCCACTCGGCCGACCCGACCCACCCGTGGAGCTGGACCTACGACCACCGTGGTCGGCTGGTCACGGCCGTCGACCCGGACAGCGGCACCAACCGGTTCACCTACGACCGGTTCGACCGGCAGGAGACCGCCACCAACGGGCGCAACATCACCGTCTGGAACGGCTACGACCAGCTGCACCGCCCGACGGAGCAGCGGTTCGGCACCAGCACCGGCACGGTCCTGGCGGCGTACACCTACGACACGGCCCCCGGCGGTAAGGGCCTGCCCGCCACCGCCACCCGACACACCGACGGCCAGGCGTACACCCAGTCGATCGGCGGCTACACCGACGACTACCAGCCGACGTCGAGCACCCTGACGCTGCCGCAGCCGATCGCCGACACCTGGGGCCTGCGAACGTCCTACCGGTACGACTACGCGTACACCGACACCGGCCTGCCCGAGGCTGTCACCCTGCCGGCCGTCGGCGGACTTCCGGCCGAGAAGGTGCTGACCCGCTACACCAAGGACGGCCTGCCGTTGTCGGTGTCCGGCAAGGACTGGTACGGCTCCGAGACGGTCTACTCGCCGTACGGGCAGGTGCTGCGCTCGACGCTCGGCGCCCAGCCGTACCGGGTGTGGACGATGGCGTCGTACGACGAGGCCAGCGGCGCCCTCACCGACCAGCAGGTCTATCGCGAGCAGACCGGCGACAAGGGCATCGTCGCCGCCAACCTGGTGTCGAAGCGCTCCTACTGGTACGACTCGTCCGGCAACGTCACCGCCATCCGCGAACGCTCGCTCGGCATCGAGGAGCGGCAGTGCTTCGAGTACGACGCCCTCGGCCAACTGGTCGAGGCGTGGACGTCCAACAGTCAGTCGGCCTGCACCGTCGGGTCGGCCGACGCCAACGGCACCGTCGACGTGACGGCCGGCACCGACGGCACCGGCTACTGGCAGGAGTACGAGTACGACCTGCTCGGCAACCGCACGAAGCTGGTGGAGAAGGACCTCACCGGCGACACCGCCAAGGACGCCACGACCAGCTACGACTACGGCAAGGTCGACGGCGGCCAGCCGCGCACCCTCACCAAGGTCACCAAGGACTACGTCACCCCGGACGGTGCGGCCGTCACCGCCGCCGCCGAGCGGCTGTACGAGCTGACCGGTGAGACGAAGGTCGTCACGTCCGTGGAGAACGGCGACCAGCAGGTGCTGTCCTGGACGTACGACGGGCAGGTCGACCGGATCACCGGCGAGGGCGGCAAGGGCAAGACCGCGTACGTCGGTCTCGCGAACAAGTGCATCGACCTGAGCGGCGGCACCCCGGCGGCCGGCCAGCCGGTCCAGCTGTACTCGTGCAACGGAACGATCGCCCAGAAGTGGGCGTTCGCGCCGGCACCGAACCAGGCCGACGCCACCCTGGGCACCGTTTCCGCGTACGACGACTGGTGCCTCCAGCCGACCGCCAACACGGTCGGGTCGGCAGTGCAGGTCCAAGAGTGCGCCGGGTCGACCGGCCAGCGACTGGCGCGCCTGCCCACCGGGCAGCTCAGGCACACCGCCTCGAACCTGTGCCTTGCCGTCAGGGACGGGGCCACCGCCAACCGAACCCCGATCGTGCTGGCGGTCTGCGACAGCGCCGCGGCGGCGCAGAAGTGGCAGCCGCAGAGGGAGACCCGCCACATCTACGGGCCGGGCGGCAGCCGCCTGCTCACGATCCAGGGGCAGCAGGCGACGCTGTACCTCGGTGAGTCGGTGCTGACGGTCCAGAGCGGTGGAGTGCATGTCAACACGCAGCGCACGTATGCCGTCCCCGGCGGCGCGGTGCTGCGCTACGCGACGGCCACGGCTCCTCCCACCCTGGTCGCGCTAGCCGGTGACCACCAGGGCAGCCCGTACGCGGAGGTCGTTCAGTCGGGCGCGATGTCGGTGCGGATCCGCAAGCAGGACCCGTTCGGCAACCAGCGCGGCGCGGGGTCGCTCGGCGTCAACGTGCAGACCCATGCCGGGTTCCTCGGAGCGCACCGCGACGACGCCTCCGGTTACACACCGCTCGGTGCCCGCCTGTACGACCCGGTGGTGGGTCGGTTCCTCTCCGCGGACCCGGTCCTGGACATCGCCGACCCGGTGCAGTCCAACGGGTACGCGTACGCCCACAACAACCCGGTGACGCACTCGGACCCGTCCGGTCTGTCGGTGTCGCTGACCGCCTCGGAGAAGGCGGCGGCGTTGGCCGGCGCGGGCCTGTCGGCGGCGCAGGTGGCTCAGGCGCAGTCCACGATGGGCCGGTCGTTGATGTCGGTGATCCTCGACTCGGCGTGGTACATGCTGAAGGAGTTCATCGGCATCAACGACGCCCTGAGCTGCTTCGGCGGCGACCTGTGGTCGTGCGGCAGCCTCATCCTGGACGCCATCCCGTGGACGAAGGTCGCCAAGGTCCCGGGCGTGATCAAGGCGGTCAACCGGACGATCAACGCGATCCAGGCATGGCGGGCGGCGAAACGTGCCGCGGAAGCGGTGCTGCGCGCCGCGAAGGCGGCGGAGACGGCGGCCCTCAACGCCAAGAAGCTGGCCTCGTCCGTTCAGAGCGGATTTGATTCATCGAGGGTCATGAAGGAAAGGTGCGCCTGGCCTGCAAGGATGTGA